From the genome of Oxyura jamaicensis isolate SHBP4307 breed ruddy duck chromosome 2, BPBGC_Ojam_1.0, whole genome shotgun sequence, one region includes:
- the PRDM14 gene encoding PR domain zinc finger protein 14 isoform X2 has product MALSLAGEPGPTTAGDPLGMSPAGLAAYYPPFLPPAQYFETTPDFLEPLKPLGRLLPSSPPLPPFSIPAFLSQPAALPGEPIPGLPLPPYAKPPPVSAPSVPSEGSPPGPDTPRRAARPPADGEAAGQSCSYRFTEEELNAVLYGALRSSQLAGSLHAISGLRVPPGSPGAAHSSSAPPPPDRDSLQLPEGLAVLRVAYGDLAHLGVFCTDPIPKGVRFGPFQGKVVNTTEIKTYDDNSLMWEIFEYGQLSHFIDGKGASGNWMSLVNCARFPEEQNLTAIQCQGQIFYESCKEILPKEELLVWYGDCYVQFLGIPISLKGMPEGMRPPPHPEDAGESFKCERCGKVFAYKYYRDKHLKYTRCVDQGDRKFPCHLCSRSFEKRDRLRIHILHVHEKHRPHKVSLLPAVCSSQLCWGE; this is encoded by the exons ATGGCGCTGTCCCTGGCCGGCGAGCCGGGCCCCACGACGGCCGGAGACCCGCTGGGGATGAGCCCCGCTGGGCTCGCCGCCTACTACCCGCCTTTCCTGCCCCCCGCGCAGTACTTCGAGACGACCCCCGACTTCTTGGAGCCCCTCAAGCCGCTGGGCAGGCTGCTCCCCTCCTCGCCGCCCTTACCCCCCTTCAGCATCCCCGCTTTCCTCAGCCAGCCGGCCGCGCTGCCCGGCGAGCCCATCCCCGGCCTCCCCTTGCCCCCTTACGCCAAACCTCCGCCCGTTTCGGCCCCCTCGGTCCCCTCGGAGGGGTCCCCCCCGGGGCCGGACACCCCTCGCCGGGCAGCCCGGCCGCCGGCGGACGGCGAGGCGgcggggcagagctgcagctacCGCTTCACCGAGGAAGAGCTGAACGCCGTTCTGTACGGGGCGCTCCGCAGCAGCCAGCTGGCCGGCAGCCTGCACGCCATCTCGGGGCTCAGGGTGCCCCCCGGCAGCCCGG GTGCTGCCCACTCCTCgtcggccccgccgccgcccgaCAGGGACTCGCTGCAGCTGCCCGAAG GGCTGGCGGTGCTGAGGGTGGCCTACGGGGACCTCGCCCACCTCGGAGTCTTCTGCACGGACCCCATCCCCAAAGGAGTCCGCTTCGGCCCTTTCCAAGGCAAAGTGGTCAACACCACCGAGATCAAGACTTACGACGACAACTCGCTGATGTGGGAG ATCTTCGAGTACGGGCAGCTGAGCCACTTCATAGACGGCAAGGGCGCCTCTGGCAACTGGATGTCCCTGGTGAACTGCGCCAGGTTCCCCGAGGAGCAGAACTTGACGGCGATCCAGTGCCAGGGGCAGATCTTCTATGAGAGCTGCAAGGAAATTTTGCCcaaggaggagctgctggtgtgGTACGGGGACTGCTACGTGCAGTTCCTGGGCATCCCCATCAGCCTGAAGGGCATGCCGGAGGGGATGAGACCCCCGCCGCACCCCGAAG ACGCCGGGGAGAGCTTCAAGTGTGAGCGGTGCGGGAAGGTCTTCGCCTACAAGTACTACCGGGACAAGCACCTCAAGTACACCCGCTGTGTGGACCAGGGGGACAGGAAATTTCCTTGCCATCTTTGTAGCCGATCCTTTGAAAAAAGGGACAGGCTGAGGATCCATATTCTCCACGTTCACGAGAAGCACAGACCTCACAAGGTGAGCCTGCTCCCGGCtgtctgcagctcccagctctgctggggtgAGTAA